The Sylvia atricapilla isolate bSylAtr1 chromosome 5, bSylAtr1.pri, whole genome shotgun sequence genome includes a window with the following:
- the SLC17A8 gene encoding vesicular glutamate transporter 3 isoform X2, with translation MLLNIRDLLKKKDKMPFKALGSLKERFFNPGKEEVKNTISDSLGNLRRKIDGTNVEEEPLELTAEGRPVAASGRRPAQCECRCCGLPKRYIIAIMSGLGFCISFGIRCNLGVAIVEMVNNNTVYVDGKPELQTAQFNWDPETVGLIHGSFFWGYIVTQIPGGFISNKLAANRVFGAAIFLTSTLNMIIPSAARVHYGCVMFVRILQGLVEGVTYPACHGMWSKWAPPLERSRLATTSFCGSYAGAVVAMPLAGVLVQYIGWSSVFYIYGMFGIIWYVFWLLHAYESPAAHPTISNEERIYIETSIGEGASLANASVGLLSAVPHMVMTIIVPIGGQLADFLRSRNILTTTTVRKVMNCGGFGMEATLLLVVGYSHTKGVAISFLVLAVGFSGFAISGFNVNHLDIAPRYASILMGISNGVGTLSGMVCPLIVGAMTKHKTREEWQNVFLIAALVHYTGVIFYAIFASGEKQEWADPENLSEEKCGIIDQDELAEETEMNNETFVSPKKTYGATSQNSDVQRREGRKQKQVTQDMEEQTSYHYENGNFQDLS, from the exons ATGCTCCTTAACATAAGGGATTtactgaagaagaaagacaaaatgccTTTCAAGGCGCTTGGTTCactgaaagaaagattttttaacCCAGGAAAGGAAGAGGTGAAGAACACCATTAGTGACTCGCTGGGGAATCTGAGAAG GAAGATCGATGGCACCAATGTGGAGgaggagcccctggagctgaCGGCGGAGGGGCGGCCCGTGGCGGCGAGCGGCCGCCGGCCGGCGCAGTGCGAGTGCCGCTGCTGCGGCCTGCCCAAGCGCTACATCATCGCCATCATGAGCGGCCTGGGCTTCTGCATCTCCTTCGGCATCAGGTGCAACCTGGGCGTGGCCATCGTGGAGATGGTCAACAACAACACTGTCTATGTCGATGgaaagccagagctgcag ACAGCCCAATTCAACTGGGATCCAGAGACTGTGGGACTCATTCATGGCTCTTTTTTCTGGGGTTACATTGTCACACAAATTCCAGGAGGGTTCATCTCAAACAAATTGGCTGCTAACAG GGTATTTGGAGCAGCTATCTTTCTAACATCTACACTGAACATGATCATCCCCTCTGCAGCAAGGGTACATTATGGCTGTGTGATGTTTGTACGGATTCTTCAAGGTTTGGTGGAG GGCGTCACGTACCCAGCCTGCCACGGGATGTGGAGTAAGTGGGCCCCACCACTGGAGAGAAGCAGGTTGGCTACCACTTCATTCTGTG GATCTTACGCAGGTGCAGTGGTGGCCATGCCCCTGGCAGGTGTGCTGGTACAGTATATAGGATGGTCGTCAGTCTTTTATATTTACG GAATGTTCGGGATTATTTGGTATGTGTTTTGGCTGCTTCACGCCTATGAGAGCCCTGCTGCGCATCCAACAATATCCAATGAAGAAAGGATATATATAGAAACAAGTATAGGAGAAGGAGCCAGCCTAGCTAATGCAAGT GTTGGCCTTTTGTCGGCAGTTCCTCACATGGTCATGACAATCATTGTGCCCATCGGAGGTCAGCTAGCTGACTTCTTACGGAGCAGGAACATCTTAACCACTACCACTGTAAGGAAGGTCATGAACTGCGGAG GCTTTGGGATGGAAGCAACCTTGCTTTTGGTGGTTGGTTATTCTCACACAAAAGGTGTGGCTATTTCCTTTCTGGTGTTAGCAGTAGGTTTCAGTGGCTTTGCAATTTCAG GCTTCAATGTGAATCACTTGGACATAGCTCCTCGTTATGCCAGCATCCTGATGGGGATCTCCAATGGCGTGGGGACGCTGTCGGGAATGGTGTGCCCACTCATTGTTGGTGCAATGACAAAACACAAG ACCCGTGAAGAATGGCAGAACGTCTTTCTGATTGCAGCCCTGGTGCATTACACTGGCGTGATATTCTACGCTATCTTTGCTTCTGGGGAGAAGCAGGAATGGGCTGACCCCGAAAACCTCAGTGAAGAGAAATGTGGCATAATTGATCAAGATGAGCTGGCTGAAGAAACAGAGATGAACAATGAAACTTTTGTAAGCCCAAAGAAAACGTATGGAGCTACCAGTCAAAATAGTGATGtacagagaagggaagggaggaagcaAAAGCAAGTAACTCAAGACATGGAGGAACAGACTTCTTACCAttatgaaaatggaaattttcaagATTTGTCTTAA
- the SLC17A8 gene encoding vesicular glutamate transporter 3 isoform X1, which translates to MLLNIRDLLKKKDKMPFKALGSLKERFFNPGKEEVKNTISDSLGNLRRKIDGTNVEEEPLELTAEGRPVAASGRRPAQCECRCCGLPKRYIIAIMSGLGFCISFGIRCNLGVAIVEMVNNNTVYVDGKPELQTAQFNWDPETVGLIHGSFFWGYIVTQIPGGFISNKLAANRVFGAAIFLTSTLNMIIPSAARVHYGCVMFVRILQGLVEGVTYPACHGMWSKWAPPLERSRLATTSFCGSYAGAVVAMPLAGVLVQYIGWSSVFYIYGMFGIIWYVFWLLHAYESPAAHPTISNEERIYIETSIGEGASLANASKFSTPWKRFFTSMPVYAIIVANFCRSWTFYLLLISQPAYFEEVFGFAISKVGLLSAVPHMVMTIIVPIGGQLADFLRSRNILTTTTVRKVMNCGGFGMEATLLLVVGYSHTKGVAISFLVLAVGFSGFAISGFNVNHLDIAPRYASILMGISNGVGTLSGMVCPLIVGAMTKHKTREEWQNVFLIAALVHYTGVIFYAIFASGEKQEWADPENLSEEKCGIIDQDELAEETEMNNETFVSPKKTYGATSQNSDVQRREGRKQKQVTQDMEEQTSYHYENGNFQDLS; encoded by the exons ATGCTCCTTAACATAAGGGATTtactgaagaagaaagacaaaatgccTTTCAAGGCGCTTGGTTCactgaaagaaagattttttaacCCAGGAAAGGAAGAGGTGAAGAACACCATTAGTGACTCGCTGGGGAATCTGAGAAG GAAGATCGATGGCACCAATGTGGAGgaggagcccctggagctgaCGGCGGAGGGGCGGCCCGTGGCGGCGAGCGGCCGCCGGCCGGCGCAGTGCGAGTGCCGCTGCTGCGGCCTGCCCAAGCGCTACATCATCGCCATCATGAGCGGCCTGGGCTTCTGCATCTCCTTCGGCATCAGGTGCAACCTGGGCGTGGCCATCGTGGAGATGGTCAACAACAACACTGTCTATGTCGATGgaaagccagagctgcag ACAGCCCAATTCAACTGGGATCCAGAGACTGTGGGACTCATTCATGGCTCTTTTTTCTGGGGTTACATTGTCACACAAATTCCAGGAGGGTTCATCTCAAACAAATTGGCTGCTAACAG GGTATTTGGAGCAGCTATCTTTCTAACATCTACACTGAACATGATCATCCCCTCTGCAGCAAGGGTACATTATGGCTGTGTGATGTTTGTACGGATTCTTCAAGGTTTGGTGGAG GGCGTCACGTACCCAGCCTGCCACGGGATGTGGAGTAAGTGGGCCCCACCACTGGAGAGAAGCAGGTTGGCTACCACTTCATTCTGTG GATCTTACGCAGGTGCAGTGGTGGCCATGCCCCTGGCAGGTGTGCTGGTACAGTATATAGGATGGTCGTCAGTCTTTTATATTTACG GAATGTTCGGGATTATTTGGTATGTGTTTTGGCTGCTTCACGCCTATGAGAGCCCTGCTGCGCATCCAACAATATCCAATGAAGAAAGGATATATATAGAAACAAGTATAGGAGAAGGAGCCAGCCTAGCTAATGCAAGT AAATTTAGTACTCCCTGGAAGAGATTTTTCACTTCAATGCCAGTTTATGCAATCATTGTGGCAAACTTCTGCAGAAGCTGGACCTTCTATTTGCTCCTTATAAGCCAGCCTGCTTACTTTGAAGAAGTCTTTGGATTTGCAATAAGCAAG GTTGGCCTTTTGTCGGCAGTTCCTCACATGGTCATGACAATCATTGTGCCCATCGGAGGTCAGCTAGCTGACTTCTTACGGAGCAGGAACATCTTAACCACTACCACTGTAAGGAAGGTCATGAACTGCGGAG GCTTTGGGATGGAAGCAACCTTGCTTTTGGTGGTTGGTTATTCTCACACAAAAGGTGTGGCTATTTCCTTTCTGGTGTTAGCAGTAGGTTTCAGTGGCTTTGCAATTTCAG GCTTCAATGTGAATCACTTGGACATAGCTCCTCGTTATGCCAGCATCCTGATGGGGATCTCCAATGGCGTGGGGACGCTGTCGGGAATGGTGTGCCCACTCATTGTTGGTGCAATGACAAAACACAAG ACCCGTGAAGAATGGCAGAACGTCTTTCTGATTGCAGCCCTGGTGCATTACACTGGCGTGATATTCTACGCTATCTTTGCTTCTGGGGAGAAGCAGGAATGGGCTGACCCCGAAAACCTCAGTGAAGAGAAATGTGGCATAATTGATCAAGATGAGCTGGCTGAAGAAACAGAGATGAACAATGAAACTTTTGTAAGCCCAAAGAAAACGTATGGAGCTACCAGTCAAAATAGTGATGtacagagaagggaagggaggaagcaAAAGCAAGTAACTCAAGACATGGAGGAACAGACTTCTTACCAttatgaaaatggaaattttcaagATTTGTCTTAA